A portion of the Vicia villosa cultivar HV-30 ecotype Madison, WI unplaced genomic scaffold, Vvil1.0 ctg.001531F_1_1, whole genome shotgun sequence genome contains these proteins:
- the LOC131635684 gene encoding hydroxycinnamoyl-CoA:piscidic acid hydroxycinnamoyltransferase-like — protein MATIKASYSVIPEEPTPEGRLWLCDKDQVACHRHIPTIYIYKPKQNHENAIHYTLKNSLSKILVHYYPIAGRLCYADEVSRRIELNLNAKGAILLEAETTKQMNDYGDFSPSDSTKELVPVIDYTQPIEEIPLFLVQLTRFHNNEGFAIGVAFSHPLSDGLGAIGFINSWAKVARGETLESNELPFLDRTILRFSHKPLKVPRFEHLELQPLPLILGRTDTSQERKKKTTGKTLKLSLEQVEKLKKKANEFQKGSSSRSFSRYEAIGAHIWRCASKARELEENQESVVRFHADIRKRMVPPLPKNIFMNALALTATKGCIGEITSKPLGYVSQKLREASELLTDEYIRSQIDVIRSCENMDDARELFFGDETENAPYFGNPNFQLTSWMGMPFYEADFGWGNPIYFGFACVSPHDRAFILLNPDGDGSVIVCLHFQIAHLELFNKFFYGDI, from the coding sequence atggcTACCATTAAAGCTTCTTACTCTGTGATTCCAGAAGAACCAACACCAGAAGGTCGTTTATGGCTCTGCGATAAAGACCAAGTAGCATGTCATCGCCATATACCCACTATTTACATTTACAAACCAAAACAAAACCATGAAAACGCCATACACTACACTTTGAAAAACTCTCTCAGTAAGATTCTAGTTCACTACTATCCTATAGCAGGAAGATTGTGTTACGCCGATGAAGTTAGTCGACGAATAGAACTGAATCTCAACGCAAAAGGAGCTATTTTGCTTGAAGCTGAAACTACAAAACAAATGAATGATTATGGTGACTTTTCACCTTCTGATTCAACCAAAGAGCTTGTTCCGGTGATCGATTACACTCAACCTATCGAAGAAATTCCGTTGTTTCTTGTTCAACTCACAAGGTTTCATAACAATGAAGGTTTTGCAATAGGTGTTGCTTTTTCCCACCCTTTATCAGATGGACTTGGAGCCATTGGATTCATCAACTCATGGGCCAAAGTAGCAAGAGGAGAAACTTTAGAGTCTAATGAGTTACCATTTTTAGATAGAACAATACTCAGATTCTCACACAAACCATTGAAAGTACCGCGTTTTGAACACTTGGAGTTGCAGCCGCTTCCACTCATTCTAGGAAGAACAGACACAAgtcaagagagaaagaaaaaaacaacCGGAAAAACGTTGAAACTCTCTTTAGAACAAGTTGAGaagttgaagaaaaaggccaATGAATTTCAAAAAGGGTCAAGCTCAAGGTCTTTTAGTAGATATGAAGCAATTGGTGCACATATATGGAGATGTGCATCAAAGGCACGCGAGCTTGAAGAGAATCAAGAAAGTGTTGTTAGATTCCATGCTGATATTAGAAAGAGAATGGTTCCACCTCTTCCTAAGAACATTTTCATGAATGCTTTGGCATTAACAGCAACAAAAGGGTGTATTGGAGAAATCACATCAAAGCCTTTGGGTTATGTTTCACAAAAGTTAAGGGAAGCAAGTGAGTTGTTAACCGATGAGTATATAAGGTCACAGATTGATGTTATTAGGAGTTGTGAGAATATGGATGATGCAAGAGAATTGTTTTTTGGTGATGAAACTGAGAATGCACCATATTTTGGGAATCCAAATTTTCAACTAACTAGTTGGATGGGAATGCCATTTTATGAAGCTGATTTTGGATGGGGGAATCCTATTTACTTTGGATTTGCTTGTGTGTCTCCACATGATAGGGCATTCATTCTTCTTAATCCTGATGGAGATGGATCTGTTATTGTTTGTTTGCATTTTCAGATTGCACATTTGGAGCTTTTCAACAAGTTCTTCTATGGAGATATATGA
- the LOC131635688 gene encoding uncharacterized acetyltransferase At3g50280-like: MDDSVKVFSTSTIQAPSDNNINANSTDFHKIHLTPWDLQFIPLETIQKGLLFHHHTNIDPSSLKNQIHHLKQTLSITLSFFPPLAGRLVITQHQQQEEENNNPSSSCYIICNNLGALFVHATAQNTTVSDILQPENYIVPPIVYSFFPLNGVKNWEAISHPILAVQVTELLDGIFIGFTMNHLAADGKSFWHFINSWSQISRGVSINKHPSLKRWFPNDIHQLPIRFPFTTEFIHSSRSTNVAERVFHFTKEKIAELKSIASTETETENITISSLQAVLSHVLRSVVRCERLDPQQDVLYILVIGVRPRMIPPLEDEYFGNAAFLCGFTMKAWEILECGIGKVALEMNKTISVNSDYEKIRNSYECWLRNPKLLTGGDLIRCYSMTTSSSPRFDVYGNDFGWGKPVAVRCGGANKRNGKITVFAGAEEGSMDISLTLPYEILEAMGNDTEFMH; this comes from the coding sequence ATGGATGATTCTGTGAAAGTATTCTCCACAAGTACCATTCAAGCACCAAGTGACAACAACATTAATGCAAACTCAACTGACTTTCACAAAATCCATTTAACACCATGGGATCTCCAATTCATCCCACTTGAAACCATTCAAAAAGGCCTTCTTTTCCACCACCATACCAATATTGATCCATCATCACTAAAAAACCAAATCCATCATTTGAAACAAACTCTTTCCATCACTCTTTCGTTCTTTCCACCCCTCGCTGGTCGTCTTGTAATCACTCAACACcaacaacaagaagaagaaaacaacaaCCCCTCATCATCATGTTACATCATCTGCAACAACCTTGGCGCGCTCTTCGTCCACGCTACAGCACAAAACACGACTGTTTCTGATATCCTTCAACCAGAAAACTATATTGTACCTCCCATTGTCTACTCTTTCTTCCCTCTCAACGGCGTCAAAAACTGGGAAGCGATTTCCCATCCAATTCTTGCTGTCCAAGTAACTGAGTTACTGGACGGTATCTTCATAGGTTTCACAATGAACCACCTTGCAGCGGACGGAAAATCCTTTTGGCACTTCATCAATTCATGGTCTCAAATTTCACGAGGAGTTTCGATAAACAAACATCCTTCACTCAAACGCTGGTTTCCGAACGACATTCATCAACTTCCCATACGCTTCCCTTTCACAACTGAATTCATTCATAGCTCCAGGTCCACCAACGTAGCTGAAAGAGTATTCCATTTCACAAAGGAGAAGATCGCGGAACTGAAATCCATAGCAAGCACAGAAACTGAAACTGAGAATATTACAATCTCTTCACTTCAAGCGGTACTATCTCACGTTTTGCGTTCTGTGGTTCGTTGCGAAAGACTTGATCCACAACAAGACGTTCTCTACATATTGGTGATCGGCGTTAGGCCAAGGATGATTCCACCGCTCGAAGATGAATATTTCGGGAACGCAGCATTTCTTTGTGGTTTTACAATGAAAGCATGGGAAATTCTAGAGTGTGGGATTGGAAAGGTAGCATTGGAGATGAACAAGACGATTTCTGTGAATTCTGATTATGAGAAAATAAGAAACAGTTACGAGTGTTGGTTGAGAAACCCGAAGTTGCTTACGGGTGGTGACTTGATTCGTTGTTATTCGATGACAACGAGCAGTTCTCCGAGGTTTGATGTTTACGGTAATGATTTCGGTTGGGGAAAGCCTGTGGCAGTTCGTTGCGGGGGCGCGAATAAAAGAAATGGCAAGATTACTGTGTTTGCTGGGGCAGAAGAGGGAAGTATGGACATTTCATTGACTCTTCCTTATGAGATCTTGGAAGCCATGGGAAATGACACTGAGTTCATGCATTAG